The genomic segment ctggttataagttatgttcctatccaataacaatggacaaaagggtcctatcttgtcagccttgtcagcaggtggccaaggacaacacccacgccataggcctctcagttcttccaactcacgaagttcttgctctgaggacacacacacacacaaacacacacacacacacacatcatcactgttaaacacacacacacacatcatcactgttaaacacacacacacacacacacacacacacacacacacaaaaatcccctctcttaggctgaacatttgaagacagagaacccgactcagagccaatgcaacagtgacagtagcctggaggggacctcgcccaactcatcaggaccaatcagaagatcagaactactagattgaacctacttcatttattgcataaaatgtctgcacacaatgtttcgggctctcttcagataataataataataataataataataatatgccatttagcagacgcttttatccaaagcgacttacagtcatgcgtgcatacatttttgtgtatgggtggtcccggggatcgaacccactaccttggcgttacaagcaccatgctctaccagctgagctacagaaagtggatactcatggatgcgcattgcaattgtaaaatgtcaacacaattggagacaccacgtcatttttggagacatgttattgacagtaaactattgtagatgcgactgctaactaaataaaacattttagctggctagctaatcatcttagctaaatgtggggcaaacaattcagttatttaccgttaatttgagggattggggtgaaagaaatcgagttacatagtgatactttacgatatactgtattgacaatatcgcaatattttagcgctagttggctgtacctgcaccaaaacaccattattgttccttcatagcttgttctcaatcttttcacattgggagccaatttgttttcagcacttttatttccatgactgatcaaaactcgttctcatggctttctgatccctctgcaacagacatatggtgcgcaataaaatcacagtatcgaatcgcaatacgtatagaatcatgagactcgcaatgctgatgcatatatcttatcgtgaggttcctggcaattcccagcccaagttcatttgccacaacaaatctcttcgctagcaaacgcaatgtgtctccagcaatgtttacttttttgacgttctatagcatctccactttccaagcatatatgaccacatgtaatattttggtaagtgatgcaaatagtgaactatgtagggccaggatgtaaaatatatgtagctgcagcaatttctcttatctgatatggtaagtaatggggcttgatttatagctccctaagagtttgacgaacgggtccgtgaacgcgattgcagatatctttacctctgaataaactgccttatattatacaattatccaccttgtccaaaagtctctactttttctccgttctccagtaaacttgttttatcaacaatagtaaggttcaatgacacagaaagcagttcaatgtcggggtacagtcgctctcttaccaggatcgcggtccgctctgaccagggtgaaggtggccggctccacctctctgccagcagcgttttcattatttagtccgttcgtagcgggtatgtacacgatcaacaagatcagtccaaaaccgaagatcagtccaaagcagaatgtttgcagaatgtttgtaaactaagtctacaaattaaaaacataaaataacgccacactgcaggtcgcaacatagacgctgatagccgccattgtcttagttacgttcaacgttacgtcacgtatgacgaaagcgcgtaagtgcatgcacacagacacccatagagaatgtattgaaagctttgaaatgtgaaaaaatagattttacatgacaggctatgagagacttctgggcgattttcaacctgactgaaatcgcccaaaaaacgggcggggccatttgaagcacgactttagcctgatttgacatttagtggctggcagatcagacgtgaacactgataactgctgttgccgtgatataattttttataaatttataaaaaattattataatttttttttttttttttttataattgattagaaaaaaaatcccttccttttcccgtttggcagtgcgtcgcccatatcgccctattgaacaagccgtccctgggtTGACATGCAAAGCTAAATGTAAGggtttggttaaggttagggttaacctGTCAATGGGATGCTGGTAAGAAAAGTCCCCTTAATCTCTACCCAGTGGCATATGGATGGTCCAAAAAGGCGATTGGGGGTGAGGGCATGAGGCATTCTATTGAAAATCTACTGTGTTTGCAATGCAGATGAACAATGTGCACACTGACACCCAGTGGTAAGACCTGCCATGTCCAAGGCTACAAACTCAGTCCGGGTGGGCTGTCCCAAAGCTTTACAAGCCAACATGGTCAAAAAGTATAACAAGTCTTGTAACCTATTCATAGTGTATTtgagaataaaataaaataaatactcaGTCTATGTCTTCTTCTGACCCAGAAACATTAGTCCAACACCCATCAATGTCCTGATTCAGGATATTAGCAGTGCTCAGTAGATGTCCTTGTTGTCTTAAAATCAGTCAGTACATTAGTTTAATCTCTGTGCTGATAAAAGTCCTAGCTACTAATTTATGTTTGCCACAACCACCACTGGCCAGTTCAACATCATTAGCTGACTGTTGAGATTAATATAATCATATTGTCATCTATTAACACTGATTCCACACCCTAAACTGAATTATCATGAGTCTAACCAGTaaccacataactagaatgagtgattatatttctatgggttTAACACTCTGATAGAGTTTACACACAGAAAACCTTATGTTATTTTGATTAGCCTACCTAAAGATACCAATACTATAAGCAATAAGGACATATCAAGCAGGGTTATAATTATAATCGATTTAACTTTTAAACCAATATAAGAGCAGACACAATAAAAAAATGGAATGACAATGTCATGCCATTTTCATGTCattatccccccacacacactctctctctctctctctctctctctctctctctctctctctctcgctctcgctctcgctctctctcgctctatctatctatctctctgctgtgagagagggagaagaggagatcaTCATAAAATAAACCAGGAGCGATTTTGGCAGCCGTAGTGGCGCGCTCTCTCTTCTTCCCACATACCGCTTTAGCCGACAACCACAAATGCACACAGTGACAATCATTAATCTCTGCTTGGAACCACAACACCTCACAACACTGTCCACCGGACTCTCACTTCAGCGCTCCTACTTTTCGTTTAAAATCCGCTCTGGACTAGCGAGGGACAGCACAATATCCGGGAGCTACCACGACTCGTTCTTCTCCCCTCATAATCTGAATGACGGGCGGACGGTTCGACTTTGACGATGGTGGCACATATTGCGGTGGCTGGGAGGATGGAAAAGCCCATGGGCATGGCGTCTGTACCGGGCCCAAGGGCCAAGGCGAATACTCCGGGTCCTGGAACAATGGTTTTGAGGTAGTGGGGGTGTACACCTGGCCCAGTGGAAACGTGTATCAGGGCTACTGGGCACAGGGGAAACGACACGGACTCGGTGTGGAATCGAAGGGAAGATGGATTTATCGTGGCGAATGGACTCATGGATTTAAAGGTCGATACGGGGTCCGGCAAAGTCTCCACACGCCTGCCAGATACGATGGGACATGGAGTAACGGTCTGCAAGATGGATATGGAGTTGAAACGTATGGTGATGGAGGTAAGCGTGCCAGTAACAGTTTGTGGTTAGTAGGCTACATGTAATGCAGTCTCACTTGTTACAGTGTAGAAGGGGGCATATGTTTCCACACGTGTTTCGTTGTATATTTATAGAACAGTTGTAGTATAAGAGTTGACTATTTCCATTAATTACGAAAGATTCTCGATGAGTAATTCACTTGTATCACAGTGTGATAGAGTAGAGAAGCCTGCCTGAACTATGTGCCAGTGCCACACCACTGAACTCAATTGATATATGACTGTACTGGTCAGTCAGCACTGAGCACTTCCATAGTAACCCAACGTAGCAGGCGTACTCCCATAGAGGTCATGGCTAAAAATAGAAACATCACTCAGCCACACTTGAAAATCAAAGTGCTTTTTACCCAGCGCAGATCTATAGACAACTATTGATATTTGTTCATTTGTTGCACTATGGAAATTAGTGTACAGTAGTTTCTACAGAAAGTAGTTttagagttgttgttgttgttttcaaagATTGTGTTTGAGGCACAGGTGGTCATGAAGTTGTAATGCcaggcaacctggtctcagagcatttcgtattattctgtacgtaaatccgagacacacCATTTAGAACGATATGTTAAGTTTCGtgtggtatgtattaatttgtgcatgtccatcacccatttcgtatgatatgttacgaattacaattcgtattatatgttttgatttgcaatacgtacaatatgttacaaatttgcaaaatgtattaaatgttacaaatttgcaaaatgtattaaatgttacgaatttgctaaatgtatatgttacgaattcaagCTAGGTGGCTAAGTGGCTAAAGTTAACTAGCTGGTTAactttagctaggctaggggttaggggttaaggttaagtttaggactTAGGTTAaagcgttagggttagggtaggattagctaaaagggttaaggttaggggaagggttagctacatgctaagtagttgcaaagtagctcaaaagtagtaagtagttggaagttgctaattagctaaagttgtccgtgatgagattcgaacttgcaacctttaggttgctagacgttcggATTATACGGCCACCGACCCGTCCGTCCATCCACCCCAACCAATCACCCAactaagtaaccatctgtcttatgtaaccataccaaacgtaacatatcctGCTAATTTGTTTCTGGTTTTATgtgtactatgttacgtctagtctatgagaccagactATGCCAGGGTACACAAACATAGTCATACACACATAGTTGCATATAACTTGTAGGTTATATCTATTCCAGAGAGAACAATCTACTTTTTGCTGACTCATAGCATCGATTGATAGGGTTTTATATATTGATTACAGGTGAAAGCAATAATGGATTGTAGGAAAGTCGATAGACGTTAATAGATAATTAAACACACCACAATATCTTACATCATGCAGTGTGATAATCAATAGATACAGTGGCATAATACACAAATAACAACATAATAATTAGATTTGCAGAAGATAATGTTGACATCGACTGCAGCCTGAAGGCTGGAATTGCAGAAGATGAAGTGAACATTGTCTGAGGGCCAGTCTGAGGGCCAGATCCAACAAAACCTGAGCATACGGTATTAGCCGGTTCCCCCTGGGCAAGCATGGCTTCGAGTGCTTTATTTTGTGCTTGGGGTCTTCTAGTACTCTCATATGTGTCACTCACTGGTTCAATTTGTAAAGCAAATAAATCACAGTTTGTGAATTGGACAATCTGAAGCAGTAAAAGgtttgcctgacgactcaaactgaattatTCAGCTGCTCTATCGTTCGCTACATGCTGTACTTCATTGCGGAGAAAGCTAACATTTGTGGGCGTAGCGTAGCGTTTGGCAGGAGCAAGGAGTTTGGGCAGCCAGGCAAGCAAAAGTTACCTGAGTCATAATAGGATCAGTCAGTTTAGGAATCAGTGGGACAGTGTCACTCAACAAAATATAAATACTAGTCACTGACATGAAGCCTTTCAAAAGAGCCCTAATCTATCCTCCTAATGTGTTAAGATTGATTTTGTTCAGTAACCTAATTATGTTTAGACTGATTTATTTCACATAGTAAGACAGATGGAGTTATGTTTGGCTTGACTGACAAACTTCCCAATGTCTCAAGTTACTTACCTCTTTAAAATAGCACATTCTTTTTTTTTAGAAGCAATAATGATGGACAGAGTGGCATATCGCCTTGAGTGCATACCAGAATGCAGTATGCATTAAGAAATGTAGACCCCATGTAGCTGCTGAAATGGTGGGAAGGCTTGAGATGTGTGGTTTCTTAGCATTTTGCGCTTCCCCCTTCAAACAAATATCTGAATGCCAAAAACACAGTTGGAGTGTCAAGTGAAGTTGTGATGATGTCAggtcagtcagtgttactgtggggTTCAACATTACTGTTAGAGTGTGACAGGATTGTTTTGTTTTAGAATCAACTTCCACCTTTTCGCTGTTTGAAATTAGTGACTTCTGCCAAACTGCAGTCCTTCCAATGGATCCTGTGTGTAGGAAGCACAAGGAAAGCCAAATGAACCCCTATgccctatgcacttgtggagatctgagaggatttgaaaggtataagcaatatggtaatagctctaacttgccctctgataggctaggtggaaGTTTCACTATATTGCCTATACCAATCAAATTGTATCAGATCTCCTCCACTAGGGCATAGGGTCTAGTGGTTAATTTGGAATTGGGCCGCAGGATGAGCGGCCATAGCCTACACTTCCCAGTCCCTCCTGCATGCCACGGCCTGTTGCAGGACAGGTTGTTACTGGGGTGGGAGCTCATCTTTGACAGATTTGGACCACTGCACTTGTTGTAACCTCACTAGGCCCTATCTAATCATAGATAATGATACTCCATAGTAATGTCTTCATCCTTGCTTCAGGCATGAGCGACATAACCAGTCGGTTAGGGCCCCCGAGCCGCTAGGGGGCCCACGACCCCAAAAATGTAATATGTCCCccttgattttgttagtcattctcactcagatatcatattaacatggcataaccCACtgagcaaaaactggttgaatcagtgttgtttccatgtcatttcaatcaaaaaatctatgtgatgacgttgaatcaacgtggaaaactgattgtaAGTCATGGCAAATGTGTACaactgcaggaaattagctttagaacTGCAAAAACGTAATTTCCAAACAAACCTTGCTTAgtgcccccaaaaggctagggccggccctgATCCTTGCCAACTTTCCAAAACCTAAACAAACATTGGCGCACATGCCCTTATGACAAGAGAAGGCCACTAACTTTAATTATGTACCAGTGGTAGACTATGCTTTTATAGTATGTCTACTGCCATGAAGACTGCCTGGTTTGGCATAACGCCAAGAGTATATCAATAGCAAATGATGAAGTGATAGTAAATCATGATACAAACTAATACTGAAATATGAATCTCGTCATGGACGTGGTATCTTGTATGTGGTTTGAAATACATACAGGTCTGTCTGACCGACAGCAGAATCACAGTACCTGGGTGAAATTAGgtattgtacagtgggggaaaaaagtatttagtcagccaccaattgtgcaagttctcccacttaaaaagatgagagaggcctgtaattttcatcataggtacacgtcaactatgacagacaaattgagattttttttcttcagaaaatcacattgtaggatttttaatgaatttatttgcaaatgatggtggaaaataagtatttggtcacctacaaacaagcaagatttctggctctcacagacctgtaacttcttctttaagaggctcctctgtcctccactcgttacctgtattaatggcacctgtttgaacttgttatcagtataaaatacacctgtccacaacctcaaacagtcacactccaaactccactatggccaagaccaaagagctgtcaaaggacaccagaaacaaaattgtagacctgcaccaggctgggaagactgaatctgcaataggtaagcagcttggtttgaagaaatcaactgtgggagcaattattaggaaatggaagacatacaagaccactgataatctccctcgacctggggctccacgcaagatctcacctcgtggggtcaaaacgatcacaagaacggtgagcaaaaatcccagaaccacacggggggacctagtgaatgacctgcagagagctgggaccaaagtaacaaagcctaccatcagtaacacactacgccgccagggactcaaatcctgcagtgccagacatgtccccctgcttaagccagtacatgtccaggcctgtctgaagtttgctagagtgcatttggatgatccagaagaggattgggagaatgtcatatggtcagatgaaaccaaaatagaactttttggtaaaaactcaactcgtcgtgtttggaggacaaagaatgctgagttgcatccaaagaacaccatacctactgtgaagcatgggggtggaaacatcatgctttggggctgtttttctgcaaagggaccaggacgactgatccgtgtaaaggaaagaatgaatggggccatgtatcgtgagattttgagtgaaaacctccttccatcagcaagggcattgaagatgaaacgtggctgggtctttcagcatgacaatgatcccaaacacacccccgggcaacgaaggagtggcttcgtaagaagcatttcaaggtcctggagtggcctagccagtctccagatctcaaccccatagaaaatctttggagggagttgaaattccgtgttgcccagcgacagccccaaaacatcactgctctagaggagatctgcatggaggaatgggccaaaataccagcaacagtgtgtgaaaaccttgtgaagacttacagaaaacgtttgacctgtgtcattgccaacaaagggtatataacaaagtattgagaaacttttgttattgaccaaatacttattttccaccataatttgcaaataaattcattaaaaatcctacaatgtgattttctggatttttttctctcaatttgtctgtcatagttgacgtgtacctatgatgaaaattacaggcctctctcatctttttaagtgggagaacttgcacaattggtggctgactaaatacttttttccccactgtatatgatttcAATCCATTCAATGAAAAGTTCCCAATATAATAAGGACATTGTATACTTGTAGGGATGTTTCCACTTCAATTCCGTGAATTGACATTGGGCTAGTGTAAAGAGATTCTAATCAACtctaatattctaattttgtacCCCAAATGATTATTTTGTGATCATGACAAAAATGTGCGTTCAGGATTTTCTTAACGTTTGTATTCATTTTTGCCATTTCCTGTTGTCCTAACAGGTACGTACCAGGGGCAGTGGACAGGAGGAATGCGACACGGATACGGTGTGCGGCAAAGTGTACCTTACGGGATGGCTACGGTTATTCGTTCGCCTCTTCGAACCTCGCTGGCCTCGCTCCGCAGTGAACAGAGCAACGGCACCGTCCTCCATACCAACCTCGACCTGTCAGACAGCCTTGCCGGCACCAGAGGAGGCTTTGTTCTCAACTTCCACAGCGAAGGCGAAGGTGAGAAGAAAAGGGGCCTGTTTCGTAGAGGGTCCCTGTTCGGCAGCCTCAGAAACCTCCGAAAGTCTGAATCCAGGTCGTCCATATCGAGCAAACGCAGTTCGGCACGCAGCGATGCCGCCAGCTCCATCAGCCGAATCAGCTCCAGCGATGCCAATTCCACCATCAGCTTTGGGGATGGAGTTGATGAGTACATGCCCCTGGAGGACAATGTAGACGCCACCACCACAGAGTCCTATATGGGGGAGTGGAAGAACGACAAGCGGAACGGCTTTGGTGTCAGCGAGCGCACCAACGGGATGAAGTATGAGGGAGAGTGGATGAACAACAAACGCCACGGCTACGGATGCACAATGTTCCCAGACGGCACCAAAGAAGAgggaaaatataaaaacaatgTGTTGGCGCGAGgcatcaagaagcagctcattcCACTCAAAACcaccaaaacaaaacagaaagtGGATCGGGCTGTGGAAGGAGCCATACGGGCAGCAGCAATTGCCAGAACAAAAGTAGAAATAGCCACTTCAAGGTAATCAGTTTCTCAATGTGCATTGTTGCgtctgaaatgacaccctatttcctatgcagtggacaacttttgaccagagcgttatgggccctggtcaaaagtagtgcactatattcggaatagggtgccatttcggacgcagCTCATgttgtggtggtgttggtggtgatgGATCCTACTGCTGCATGGGCTTCCAGGTCAGGTCTGCTGATTGGGTTAGGTTGAATGGCTGACAGGTTGGGATTCTCAACTAGGGGTCAGGTTTTTATTGGTGTCACCTTATCCTACCTCTCTCCAACATTCTCCAACTTTCTCCaacgctctctcttgctctcactgactctctctttctcactctctgcctctctctctggccctttaACTCACTCTCACTACCTCTCGTTCTCCATCTTTcactttctttgtctctctctctcacacacacacacacacacacacacacacacacacacacacacacacacacacacacacacacacacacacacacacacacacacacacacacacacacacacacatacacacacacacacacacacacacagacacacacacacagacacacacacacagagattaaAACATGTTTTGCACATACATGTGGCATACGTAACACGTTACATACTTAAAGTTCAGATGATGAACTTCAGTACATAGTAAATTCAGACAGTGGCCCAATGACACACTGGAACAATTTGATACACGCTGTAGTGATCCAAATAGTGAGGATCAAATCAAGACAAATCATGGTACAACCATATTGTTCACATCATTGTGAGGGTGTGACCGTGTGACACATGCAATTGTGAATATTGGCAGGTGAGAGGCTGTCAACAATTGCAAGAGTTCAATAATACATTAGGTTAGTAATGAGTGTTTATAGTTGATTGAGACACATGCTCTTGTTTAAACATATTCAAGACATACATCTCAGAGATAGCTCAGTCTTATAAAAGATCTGTAAGACCAGAATACTAGGTGTGTATTATAAGCATGGAAATCTGGCATCCATGCTGTGTTTATGCTCGTCTGAAATACATTTGATTGCGATCAGGTGGAACACCAAAACCATACATAGCTGCTTGTTGGAGGAAGTTGACCTGTTTGCTGGAAAACTACATAGAAAATATTTGTATCCTCGTCTTAGGCCTACATTCTGTGCCTACTGCTTTTTCAAAAGCATGGGATGACAATGAGTAATTTGCCAGAGCATGGAATAGCAAGGAGAAAGCTGTTGAACTTTTGAAGTGGTAGTTCTCTAAGACACCCACATCAACTTGAGCCAGCCAAGTAATATCTCTGGTTCATTTTAGAACATGTGAGATAGCTAATATGAAGTACAAAGTCATGGTCAATGAAGTCCTTATGACATGGGTTGGACTTGGAATTATTCCAAATTAAATTAAATCAGAAATAAAGACTCAGAGAGAAGAAATTGCAACCATATTGTTAATAGCCTATCTTGCCTATCACTTCTTTCAATGCTACattaaacaataataataatattgattAAACTGCACTATTGTCCTTTGAATG from the Coregonus clupeaformis isolate EN_2021a chromosome 14, ASM2061545v1, whole genome shotgun sequence genome contains:
- the LOC121580953 gene encoding junctophilin-1 isoform X2, which translates into the protein MTGGRFDFDDGGTYCGGWEDGKAHGHGVCTGPKGQGEYSGSWNNGFEVVGVYTWPSGNVYQGYWAQGKRHGLGVESKGRWIYRGEWTHGFKGRYGVRQSLHTPARYDGTWSNGLQDGYGVETYGDGGTYQGQWTGGMRHGYGVRQSVPYGMATVIRSPLRTSLASLRSEQSNGTVLHTNLDLSDSLAGTRGGFVLNFHSEGEGEKKRGLFRRGSLFGSLRNLRKSESRSSISSKRSSARSDAASSISRISSSDANSTISFGDGVDEYMPLEDNVDATTTESYMGEWKNDKRNGFGVSERTNGMKYEGEWMNNKRHGYGCTMFPDGTKEEGKYKNNVLARGIKKQLIPLKTTKTKQKVDRAVEGAIRAAAIARTKVEIATSRTAHARTKGDAADQAGQSASQDSDIARAVARELSPNFHQPGPDYIKQRFNEPIEPIVQEEKKEKSPSSSPHFYRKGTTPDHSPIASPQPSPPPTPPPAPAPEPKKSFFSKLVPKPGKENKTPSAESQAPVITKAVSKTSLKQEVRQEVHPQPKTFKMAESVPASPGNGQLHTDTEYHGYYVKPDVKIPPDEPEGVEEEHVTPSAFAQMPPPAKPMAQYRTPTPKPGAPKSAAKESKPELTLKKQDSYKPKSLAEIRKQASLEITTDFVEEESGPNSILVALVMLLNIGLAIIFVHFLT
- the LOC121580953 gene encoding junctophilin-1 isoform X1: MTGGRFDFDDGGTYCGGWEDGKAHGHGVCTGPKGQGEYSGSWNNGFEVVGVYTWPSGNVYQGYWAQGKRHGLGVESKGRWIYRGEWTHGFKGRYGVRQSLHTPARYDGTWSNGLQDGYGVETYGDGGTYQGQWTGGMRHGYGVRQSVPYGMATVIRSPLRTSLASLRSEQSNGTVLHTNLDLSDSLAGTRGGFVLNFHSEGEGEKKRGLFRRGSLFGSLRNLRKSESRSSISSKRSSARSDAASSISRISSSDANSTISFGDGVDEYMPLEDNVDATTTESYMGEWKNDKRNGFGVSERTNGMKYEGEWMNNKRHGYGCTMFPDGTKEEGKYKNNVLARGIKKQLIPLKTTKTKQKVDRAVEGAIRAAAIARTKVEIATSRTAHARTKGDAADQAGQSASQDSDIARAVARELSPNFHQPGPDYIKQRFNEPIEPIVQEEKKEKSPSSSPHFYRKGTTPDHSPIASPQPSPPPTPPPAPAPEPKKSFFSKLVPKPGKENKTPSAESQAPVITKAVSKTSLKQEVRQEVHPQPKTFKMAESVPASPGNGQLHTDTEYHGYYVKPDVKIPPDEPEGVEEEHVTPSAFAQMPPPAKPMAQYRTPTPKPGAPKSAAKESKPELTLKKQDSYKPKSLAEIRKQASLEITTDFVEEESVSNSYCMMMKMGKLKQRERKVSFQNNV